One genomic region from Bradyrhizobium icense encodes:
- a CDS encoding IlvD/Edd family dehydratase, which yields MKKSDNKTATNGKGRRLRSLEWFDNPHNPGMTALYLERYLNYGLTREELQSGKPIIGIAQTGNDLSPCNRHHLDLAHRVREGIRAAGGIAMEFPTHPIQETGKRPTAALDRNLAYLGLVEVLFGYPLDGVVLTTGCDKTTPACLMAAATVNLPAIVLSGGPMLNGWHNGERTGSGTIVWKAREMLAAGEIDYNGFIELVASSTPSVGHCNTMGTASTMNSLAEALGMSLPGCAAIPAPHRERGQIAYETGKRIVEMVWEDLKPSDILTRKAFENCIVVNSAIGGSTNAPIHINALARHIGVELSIDDWQKHGHDIPLLVNMQPAGFYLGEEYHRAGGVPAVVRELMAHKRIHEDAVTVNGRSIGENCREAPKPDGDVIWNYDKPLVRDAGFLVLRGNLFDSAIMKTSVISKEFRERYLVNPKDPNAFEGRAIVFEGPEDYHDRIDDPSLNIDEHCVLFIRGAGPIGYPGGAEVVNMQPPAALIKRGILSLPCIGDGRQSGTSGSPSILNASPEAAADGGLAILQTGDKVRIDLNTGDANILITSDELKKRRAELKDKGGFPYPVNQTPWQELYRSTVGQQATGACMELATRYQNIAGTVGVARDNH from the coding sequence ATGAAAAAGAGCGACAACAAGACTGCGACAAATGGCAAGGGCCGAAGGCTACGTTCCCTCGAGTGGTTCGACAATCCGCATAATCCGGGAATGACGGCGCTCTATCTCGAGCGCTACCTCAATTACGGCCTGACGCGGGAGGAATTGCAATCCGGCAAGCCGATCATCGGCATCGCCCAGACCGGCAACGACCTCTCCCCCTGCAACCGCCACCATCTCGACCTGGCGCATCGCGTACGTGAGGGCATTCGCGCCGCCGGCGGCATCGCCATGGAATTCCCGACGCACCCGATCCAGGAGACCGGCAAGCGGCCGACGGCCGCGCTCGACCGCAACCTCGCCTATCTCGGACTGGTCGAAGTCCTGTTCGGCTATCCCCTCGACGGCGTGGTGCTGACCACCGGCTGCGACAAGACTACGCCGGCCTGCCTGATGGCGGCGGCGACCGTCAATCTGCCCGCGATCGTGCTCTCGGGCGGCCCGATGCTGAACGGCTGGCACAACGGCGAGCGCACCGGCTCCGGCACCATCGTCTGGAAAGCCCGCGAGATGCTTGCCGCCGGCGAGATCGACTACAACGGGTTCATCGAACTCGTGGCTTCCTCGACCCCGTCGGTCGGCCATTGCAATACCATGGGCACCGCCTCGACCATGAACTCGCTCGCAGAAGCACTCGGCATGTCGCTGCCGGGCTGCGCGGCGATCCCGGCGCCGCATCGCGAGCGCGGTCAGATCGCCTACGAGACGGGAAAACGGATCGTCGAAATGGTCTGGGAGGATCTCAAGCCTTCCGACATTCTGACCCGCAAGGCATTCGAAAACTGCATCGTGGTGAATTCGGCGATCGGCGGCTCGACCAACGCGCCGATCCACATCAACGCGCTGGCGCGGCATATCGGCGTCGAGCTCTCGATCGACGACTGGCAGAAACACGGCCATGACATCCCGCTCTTGGTGAACATGCAGCCGGCCGGCTTCTATCTCGGCGAGGAATACCATCGCGCCGGCGGCGTCCCGGCGGTGGTGCGCGAACTGATGGCGCACAAGCGCATCCATGAGGACGCCGTCACGGTCAACGGCCGCAGTATCGGCGAGAACTGCCGCGAGGCGCCCAAGCCCGACGGTGACGTGATCTGGAACTACGACAAGCCGCTGGTAAGGGATGCCGGCTTCCTGGTGCTGCGCGGCAACCTGTTCGATTCCGCGATCATGAAGACCAGCGTAATCTCCAAGGAATTTCGCGAGCGTTACCTGGTCAATCCGAAAGACCCGAATGCGTTCGAGGGGCGCGCCATCGTGTTCGAGGGACCGGAGGACTATCACGACCGGATCGACGATCCCTCGCTCAATATCGACGAGCACTGCGTGCTGTTCATCCGCGGCGCGGGGCCGATCGGCTATCCCGGCGGCGCCGAGGTCGTCAACATGCAGCCGCCGGCGGCGCTGATCAAACGCGGCATTCTTTCCCTGCCTTGCATCGGCGACGGAAGGCAGTCCGGCACGTCGGGGTCGCCCTCGATCCTCAACGCTTCGCCGGAAGCCGCCGCCGATGGCGGCCTGGCGATCCTGCAGACCGGCGACAAGGTTCGCATCGACCTCAACACGGGCGACGCCAACATCCTGATCACGAGCGATGAATTGAAGAAGCGCCGCGCCGAGTTGAAGGACAAGGGCGGCTTCCCCTACCCGGTCAACCAGACGCCGTGGCAGGAGCTCTACCGCTCGACCGTCGGCCAGCAGGCCACCGGCGCCTGCATGGAGCTGGCCACGCGTTATCAGAATATCGCCGGCACAGTCGGCGTGGCGCGGGATAATCATTAG
- a CDS encoding SDR family oxidoreductase: MSDRLKGKRAFVTAAAVGIGRACAVAFAREGATVFATDIDEAKLAALKSEGIAEVARLDVRDSAAVAAIAKRAGTTDILLNAAGFVHHGTVLDCSDEDFDFSFDLNVKSMHRTIRAFLPGMLENGRGAIVNISSAAGVFKAAPNRYVYGATKAAVAALTRSVATDFIAKGIRCNCICPGTIETPSMLERAAAAGPNGREMFIARQPMGRLGTAEEIAALAIYLASDESAFTTGVAHVIDGGWTL; this comes from the coding sequence ATGTCGGACCGCCTGAAGGGCAAGCGCGCATTCGTCACCGCCGCAGCCGTTGGAATCGGCCGCGCCTGCGCCGTCGCCTTTGCGCGTGAAGGGGCAACGGTGTTCGCCACCGATATCGACGAGGCCAAACTCGCCGCACTCAAGAGCGAGGGCATCGCGGAAGTGGCGAGGCTCGACGTGCGCGACAGCGCAGCCGTCGCCGCCATTGCCAAGCGCGCCGGCACGACCGACATCCTGCTCAACGCCGCAGGCTTCGTGCACCACGGCACGGTGCTGGATTGCTCCGACGAAGACTTTGATTTTTCGTTCGACCTCAACGTCAAGTCGATGCACCGCACGATCCGCGCATTCCTGCCGGGCATGCTGGAAAATGGCCGCGGCGCGATCGTGAACATTTCTTCCGCGGCCGGCGTATTCAAGGCCGCGCCGAACCGCTACGTCTATGGCGCGACCAAGGCCGCCGTCGCGGCGCTGACGCGCTCGGTCGCCACCGACTTCATTGCCAAGGGTATCCGGTGCAACTGTATCTGTCCCGGCACGATCGAGACGCCGTCGATGCTGGAGCGTGCGGCGGCAGCAGGTCCCAACGGGCGCGAGATGTTCATTGCCCGGCAGCCAATGGGACGGCTCGGCACCGCCGAGGAGATCGCAGCGCTCGCCATCTATCTCGCCAGCGACGAAAGCGCGTTCACCACCGGCGTCGCCCACGTCATCGACGGCGGCTGGACGTTGTAA
- a CDS encoding SDR family NAD(P)-dependent oxidoreductase, which produces MNKIDLDGRLAVVTGGAQGFGRAITERFVSSGAKVAIWDFDLPLAERTAKEIGPAVAAFKVDVSDLAAVEKTRDETLKALGKIDILVNNAGIAGVNKTVWETDLEEWRKVLRINLDGPFICCKAVVPAMLQQKYGRIVNIASIAGKEGNPNAAHYSASKAGLIALTKSLGKELAQHDILVNAVTPAAAKTAIFDQLTQQHIDFMLSKIPKGRFVLVEELAAMVAWLASEDCAFSTGAVFDISGGRATY; this is translated from the coding sequence ATGAACAAGATCGATCTGGACGGCCGCCTCGCCGTCGTCACCGGCGGGGCACAGGGTTTTGGGCGTGCAATCACCGAACGCTTCGTGTCGTCAGGCGCGAAGGTCGCGATCTGGGATTTTGACCTGCCGCTTGCGGAAAGGACCGCGAAGGAAATCGGTCCGGCCGTAGCCGCCTTCAAGGTCGACGTCTCCGACCTCGCCGCCGTCGAGAAGACGCGTGACGAGACGCTCAAGGCGCTCGGCAAGATCGACATCCTCGTCAACAATGCCGGCATCGCCGGCGTCAACAAGACGGTCTGGGAGACCGACCTCGAGGAATGGCGCAAGGTACTGCGCATCAACCTCGACGGCCCCTTCATCTGCTGCAAGGCGGTGGTGCCTGCGATGCTGCAGCAGAAATACGGCCGCATCGTCAACATCGCTTCCATCGCCGGCAAGGAAGGCAACCCCAACGCCGCGCATTACTCGGCCTCGAAGGCCGGCCTGATCGCGCTGACCAAGTCGCTCGGCAAGGAACTCGCGCAGCACGACATCCTCGTCAACGCGGTGACGCCGGCCGCGGCCAAGACCGCAATCTTCGATCAGTTGACGCAACAGCACATCGATTTCATGCTGTCGAAGATTCCGAAGGGGCGCTTTGTCCTGGTGGAAGAACTCGCGGCGATGGTGGCCTGGCTGGCGTCGGAAGATTGTGCGTTCTCGACGGGTGCAGTGTTCGACATCTCCGGTGGCCGCGCGACGTACTAG
- a CDS encoding DMT family transporter — MSEAWGVLAAVLSSGLGGTSIGATRYLVNAVDPLAIGSFRFGIGFLLLLPVALLQGAQWPRRPDWLSVAGLGVLYFALFPILFNASLIFTTAARGALALSTLPLLTMVVGAALGSEALTVRKSIGVVIATLGVALALLSNLASAPPGAWRGDLLMVAAALCMALYSIWSKPFIARSGPIPFTTVSMGVGAVCLVLISYWRGSFAPVAAFELPQWLAAIYLGAFGSALTFYLWAFALARTTPTRVAISVTVNPITASLVGAALLDEPLRWNLVAGILAVFAGIWIATTSGRSPASATRLSRVPID, encoded by the coding sequence ATGAGCGAGGCATGGGGCGTGTTGGCGGCAGTCCTATCAAGCGGCCTGGGCGGGACTTCGATCGGGGCAACGCGCTATCTGGTGAATGCGGTTGATCCACTGGCGATCGGTTCGTTTCGGTTCGGCATCGGTTTTCTGCTGTTGTTGCCGGTGGCCCTTCTGCAAGGCGCGCAGTGGCCGCGGCGTCCCGACTGGTTGAGCGTTGCCGGGTTGGGCGTGCTGTACTTCGCCCTGTTCCCAATCCTGTTCAATGCGTCTCTGATTTTCACGACAGCGGCGCGGGGCGCCCTTGCCTTGTCGACGCTTCCGTTGCTGACGATGGTGGTGGGAGCGGCGCTCGGCAGCGAGGCCCTTACGGTACGCAAATCGATCGGCGTCGTGATCGCAACGCTTGGGGTCGCCCTGGCGCTTCTGTCCAACCTTGCTTCCGCGCCGCCGGGGGCTTGGCGCGGCGATTTGCTGATGGTCGCCGCGGCCCTGTGCATGGCGCTCTACAGCATCTGGTCCAAGCCATTCATCGCTCGCTCCGGGCCAATTCCCTTCACGACCGTATCCATGGGCGTCGGGGCTGTGTGTCTTGTCCTGATCTCATACTGGCGCGGCAGTTTTGCGCCCGTCGCAGCTTTCGAGCTCCCGCAATGGCTGGCTGCCATATATCTCGGTGCCTTCGGCAGCGCGCTGACGTTTTATCTTTGGGCGTTCGCGCTCGCGCGCACAACGCCGACCCGCGTCGCGATCTCGGTCACCGTCAATCCGATCACCGCGTCGCTCGTTGGCGCCGCCTTGCTGGACGAACCGCTCCGCTGGAATCTTGTTGCCGGCATCCTCGCGGTGTTCGCTGGCATCTGGATCGCTACGACTTCGGGCCGGTCTCCTGCATCGGCAACGCGATTGTCCCGAGTGCCTATTGACTAG
- a CDS encoding LysR family transcriptional regulator has translation MSAPVLDPDLLKAFVAVADSRSFTRAATQLNRTQSAVSMQIKRLEERLGVELFNRTKANVDLSSAGEGLLGYARRILTLNDEAVGKLRERKIEGVVRLGVMDDYGTLIVPPVLASFAACYPLVHVEMEIGLTSSMPARLGKAYDLVIAMHPEGHGEGEFLRREQAAWATGAFHPVEQQNPLPLALYPQGCLFRKWAIEALDAAKRPWRLAFVSHSLAAVESVAAQGLAVTIVKAGTFPPKLRPLSERDGMPRLPAADICLHRTANLSRAGTLLADHLRSTISNHLDEVSVRRATRDAIPIAFN, from the coding sequence ATGAGCGCACCCGTCCTCGATCCGGATCTCTTGAAGGCTTTCGTGGCGGTGGCCGACAGCCGCTCGTTCACGCGCGCGGCTACCCAACTTAATCGGACCCAATCCGCGGTTAGCATGCAGATCAAGCGCCTGGAGGAACGCCTCGGCGTCGAGCTGTTCAATCGCACCAAAGCCAATGTCGATTTGAGTTCCGCAGGCGAAGGGCTGCTCGGATACGCAAGGCGCATCCTGACGCTAAACGATGAGGCCGTGGGCAAGCTGCGGGAGCGCAAGATCGAAGGCGTCGTGCGCCTGGGCGTGATGGACGACTACGGGACCTTGATCGTTCCGCCCGTGTTGGCGAGCTTTGCCGCCTGTTACCCGCTGGTCCATGTCGAGATGGAGATAGGACTCACCTCTTCCATGCCCGCGCGCCTCGGCAAAGCCTATGACCTCGTCATTGCGATGCACCCGGAGGGACATGGCGAGGGTGAATTCCTGCGCCGCGAACAGGCTGCCTGGGCAACCGGTGCGTTTCACCCCGTTGAGCAGCAGAATCCGTTGCCGCTCGCGCTTTATCCGCAGGGCTGCCTGTTCCGAAAATGGGCAATTGAGGCACTGGATGCCGCCAAGCGGCCCTGGCGGCTGGCTTTCGTCAGCCACAGCCTTGCGGCCGTCGAGTCAGTTGCGGCGCAGGGGCTTGCGGTGACGATCGTGAAGGCAGGTACATTTCCGCCGAAGCTGCGTCCCTTATCGGAGCGCGACGGCATGCCGCGACTACCGGCCGCGGACATTTGCCTGCACCGCACCGCGAATCTATCACGGGCGGGCACGCTGCTCGCGGACCACTTGCGCTCTACCATCTCAAATCATCTTGATGAGGTTTCGGTGCGGCGTGCAACGCGCGACGCCATTCCGATCGCCTTCAACTGA
- a CDS encoding site-2 protease family protein, translating into MNISLYAISVWILPLLIAITFHEAAHAFVAYKLGDNTAWQLGRVSFNPFKHIDPFGTVILPGILLLSHSPFLFGYAKPVPVNFRNLNHPRFDMVWVALAGPATNIALALVTALAFHALPLVPAEAAKWTADNLKNAFLINIVLAIFNMMPIPPLDGGRVAVGLLPRVLAYPLSRLEPYGILILLGLLILLPIIGAQLGLNLDVISAILRTLIGYVSGALLFITGNA; encoded by the coding sequence GTGAACATCTCATTGTACGCCATCTCCGTCTGGATTCTCCCGCTCCTGATCGCGATCACCTTCCACGAGGCCGCCCACGCCTTCGTGGCATACAAGCTCGGCGACAACACCGCCTGGCAGCTCGGACGGGTCAGCTTCAATCCCTTTAAGCATATCGATCCCTTTGGCACCGTCATCCTCCCCGGCATTCTGTTGCTGTCGCATTCGCCGTTCCTGTTTGGCTATGCCAAGCCGGTCCCGGTGAATTTCCGGAACCTGAACCATCCCCGGTTCGACATGGTCTGGGTGGCGCTGGCCGGCCCCGCCACCAACATCGCTTTGGCGCTTGTCACGGCCTTGGCCTTCCACGCCCTGCCTTTGGTGCCGGCGGAGGCCGCCAAATGGACGGCGGACAACCTCAAAAATGCTTTCCTGATCAATATCGTGCTGGCAATCTTCAATATGATGCCGATCCCGCCGCTGGATGGCGGCCGGGTCGCCGTCGGGCTCCTGCCGCGGGTGCTGGCATACCCGCTGTCGCGGCTGGAACCCTATGGGATACTGATCCTGCTCGGTCTCCTGATCCTGCTTCCTATCATCGGCGCGCAGCTCGGCCTAAATCTTGATGTTATTTCGGCGATACTACGGACACTGATCGGTTATGTGAGCGGCGCCCTTCTCTTCATCACCGGCAACGCCTAA
- a CDS encoding helix-turn-helix domain-containing protein, with the protein MSASAGLNRLPVGIALAVRAEAFSAALAARSWVIRQKAERRAHLLLLQSDRGRASWHGTGVALEAPALLWLPGSTDAALHVGPGARGFLMSVDDAFLIKIIAGSAEALHLRRTTERVALVAGETLPPHLDTIAESCRAIVAELRAPGFGGATLIASHLLLLCLQLCRLSASHDERQEITARGGGPALVGNFLQMVELHYRDGWPVARYADALGVTSDKLHAHCQREKNCGPRAIIHERLVREACTRLQQLDLPVEQIGYGLGFRDPAYFNRFFRKYCGASPGSYRRQIRLEHARSGPSYAAWP; encoded by the coding sequence ATGTCGGCTTCAGCAGGCTTGAACAGACTGCCGGTCGGCATCGCGCTGGCGGTACGTGCGGAGGCTTTTTCGGCCGCCCTGGCGGCTCGATCGTGGGTCATCCGCCAGAAGGCGGAGCGCCGGGCGCATCTATTGTTGCTGCAATCGGACCGCGGCCGGGCTTCATGGCACGGAACCGGTGTCGCGCTCGAAGCACCGGCGCTGCTCTGGTTGCCGGGCAGCACCGATGCAGCGCTGCACGTTGGTCCCGGCGCGCGGGGGTTCCTGATGTCGGTGGACGATGCCTTCCTGATCAAGATTATCGCGGGCAGTGCCGAGGCGCTGCATCTGCGCAGAACCACTGAGCGCGTTGCGCTGGTTGCCGGCGAGACGCTTCCCCCACATCTCGATACGATCGCCGAATCCTGCCGCGCGATCGTTGCGGAGTTGCGCGCGCCCGGCTTTGGCGGCGCGACGCTGATTGCCTCACATCTGCTGTTGCTGTGTTTACAACTCTGCCGGCTCAGCGCCTCGCATGATGAGCGTCAGGAGATTACAGCGCGTGGCGGTGGTCCGGCGCTGGTCGGCAATTTCCTGCAAATGGTCGAACTGCATTACCGCGACGGCTGGCCAGTGGCGCGCTATGCGGATGCGCTCGGCGTCACGTCCGACAAGCTGCACGCCCATTGCCAACGGGAGAAAAACTGCGGCCCGCGCGCGATCATCCACGAGCGCCTGGTTCGCGAGGCCTGTACGCGGCTGCAGCAGCTCGATCTTCCCGTCGAGCAGATCGGATACGGCCTGGGTTTTCGCGATCCCGCCTACTTCAATCGCTTCTTCCGCAAGTATTGCGGCGCGTCACCGGGCAGCTATCGCCGGCAGATCCGGCTGGAGCACGCACGCAGCGGTCCGTCCTACGCGGCGTGGCCGTGA
- a CDS encoding amino acid ABC transporter substrate-binding protein, producing MTFLTRRTALLAAATCAATLGLTAIAEAQTSIKIGYAISRTGPNTGGAAVTTIPNYELWVKEVNAAGGIKLGDKRVPIEVVQYDDRSNAEEAVRALERLINQDKVDFILPPWGTGLNLAVGPTLNREGYPHLAATAVTDRAPELAKRWPNSFWLLGTSADASKTLVELLSKLRDEKKIGDTVAMVSIADGFGIDLSSAARPALTNAKFKLAYDKSYPIGTQDLAPIVNEIKALNPDVFIAFSYPPDTLALTEQSRIAGLNPKVFYTGVGTAFPLYKQKFGKNTEGVMGIGGWSGDSPAIKDYLARHKASAANGAEPDRWASAVTYASLQMLQQAIERVGKIDRAAVIKDLQTGTFDTVIGKVKLENNMPTRFWWVGQWQGGEFYGIAPAKNEGARTAIVPKPAWVAP from the coding sequence ATGACATTCCTGACGCGGCGCACCGCCCTGCTGGCGGCCGCCACCTGCGCTGCCACGCTCGGCTTGACGGCCATTGCAGAGGCTCAGACCTCGATCAAGATCGGCTATGCAATCTCACGCACCGGCCCCAACACCGGAGGCGCCGCGGTCACTACGATTCCCAACTACGAATTGTGGGTGAAGGAAGTGAATGCCGCCGGCGGCATCAAGCTTGGCGACAAGCGCGTTCCGATCGAGGTCGTGCAATATGACGACCGCTCCAATGCCGAAGAGGCCGTGCGCGCGCTCGAGCGGCTGATCAACCAGGACAAGGTCGATTTCATCCTGCCGCCATGGGGCACCGGCCTCAATCTGGCGGTTGGTCCGACGCTCAACCGCGAAGGCTATCCGCACCTCGCCGCCACCGCCGTGACCGACCGCGCCCCTGAACTCGCCAAGCGCTGGCCCAACAGTTTCTGGCTGCTCGGCACCAGCGCCGATGCGTCCAAGACGCTGGTAGAGTTGCTGTCCAAGCTGCGCGACGAAAAGAAGATAGGCGACACCGTGGCAATGGTCAGCATTGCCGACGGCTTCGGGATCGATCTGTCGTCGGCGGCGCGGCCGGCTCTCACCAACGCGAAGTTCAAGCTCGCCTACGACAAGAGCTATCCGATCGGCACGCAGGATCTCGCCCCGATCGTCAACGAGATAAAGGCACTCAATCCCGATGTCTTCATCGCCTTCAGCTATCCGCCGGATACGTTGGCATTGACCGAGCAATCGCGCATCGCAGGGCTCAATCCGAAGGTGTTCTATACCGGCGTCGGCACCGCCTTCCCGCTCTATAAGCAAAAGTTCGGCAAGAATACCGAAGGCGTGATGGGCATCGGCGGCTGGAGCGGCGACAGCCCGGCGATCAAGGACTATCTCGCACGCCACAAGGCCTCCGCCGCCAACGGCGCCGAGCCGGACCGCTGGGCGAGCGCGGTCACCTATGCGAGCCTGCAAATGCTGCAGCAGGCGATCGAACGCGTCGGCAAGATCGACCGCGCCGCCGTGATCAAGGACCTGCAGACCGGCACGTTCGATACCGTGATCGGTAAGGTCAAGCTCGAGAACAACATGCCCACGCGCTTCTGGTGGGTCGGCCAGTGGCAGGGCGGCGAGTTCTACGGCATCGCGCCGGCAAAGAACGAAGGCGCGCGGACCGCGATCGTTCCGAAACCGGCGTGGGTCGCACCGTAA